In the Alkaliphilus oremlandii OhILAs genome, one interval contains:
- a CDS encoding amidohydrolase family protein — MKLNVNLARKILFFLVVISLLLFVGCNGQEATNVRDNQSESNHQNTQDSKPSEESTTIVFQNVNLITMTEDKVLENQSVVIKDGLIAEIGEFKKVAIPEEAQIIEGEGKYLMPGLVDMHVHLWRYTGDEKLYLANGITSIQNMWGSPDHLRLRDFNNKRFQGLRIFTTGPLMDGPNPIWPGSKILETSEEARKAVISVQENKYDAVKVYELLNGEVYEEIMKTAKEIGIRVVGHVPRAVGIRRVLELGQSSIEHLSGYSLQNIENEAEMTVENNVWNTPTLTITHIFKEEHEIEGLEYIVPETITMWQDMKERAIDVFDLEKRQQIVRTIHEKGGKLLAGTDANNPFIVPGFSLHNELEYLSGAGLTTYEVLKTATYNPAEFLGQLDKWGTVEEGKEADLILLSKNPLEDIKNTRSLEGTMVRGVWLSGESLQAEIENLKKSY, encoded by the coding sequence ATGAAGTTAAATGTGAATTTAGCAAGGAAAATCCTGTTTTTCCTAGTAGTCATCAGTTTGTTATTGTTCGTAGGATGTAATGGTCAAGAGGCAACAAACGTAAGAGACAATCAAAGTGAATCCAATCATCAAAATACCCAGGATTCTAAACCTTCAGAAGAATCTACCACAATTGTATTTCAGAATGTAAACCTGATTACAATGACCGAGGATAAGGTTTTAGAAAACCAAAGTGTAGTCATAAAAGATGGATTAATTGCAGAGATTGGAGAATTTAAAAAAGTAGCCATTCCTGAAGAAGCCCAAATTATAGAGGGGGAAGGCAAATACTTAATGCCAGGCTTAGTAGATATGCATGTTCATTTATGGCGATATACGGGGGATGAAAAACTCTACCTAGCAAATGGTATAACAAGCATTCAAAATATGTGGGGAAGTCCTGACCACCTCAGATTGAGAGATTTCAATAATAAAAGATTTCAGGGTCTTAGAATTTTCACGACGGGGCCATTAATGGACGGCCCTAATCCCATATGGCCGGGCAGTAAGATTCTAGAAACCTCAGAAGAAGCAAGGAAAGCCGTAATCTCAGTGCAGGAAAACAAATATGATGCAGTTAAAGTCTATGAACTTTTAAATGGAGAGGTCTACGAAGAGATTATGAAGACGGCAAAAGAAATAGGGATTAGAGTGGTGGGCCATGTGCCAAGAGCAGTGGGAATAAGGCGAGTGCTTGAGTTGGGTCAGAGCTCCATCGAACATTTAAGTGGCTATAGTTTACAGAACATCGAGAATGAAGCAGAAATGACAGTAGAAAATAATGTTTGGAATACACCTACATTAACCATTACTCATATATTTAAGGAAGAACACGAGATTGAAGGGTTAGAATATATTGTCCCAGAAACAATTACAATGTGGCAAGACATGAAAGAAAGAGCGATTGATGTATTCGACTTAGAAAAGCGACAGCAGATTGTCCGCACGATCCACGAAAAAGGAGGCAAATTACTAGCTGGCACCGACGCAAATAATCCTTTTATAGTTCCAGGGTTCTCTTTGCATAATGAACTAGAGTATTTATCTGGCGCAGGATTAACAACCTATGAGGTATTAAAAACAGCAACCTATAACCCTGCTGAGTTTTTAGGACAGTTGGATAAATGGGGAACAGTTGAAGAGGGAAAAGAAGCTGACTTAATTCTTTTATCAAAAAATCCCCTAGAGGACATTAAAAATACTAGATCCTTAGAAGGAACCATGGTTCGGGGCGTATGGTTAAGTGGTGAAAGCCTCCAAGCAGAAATAGAGAATCTCAAAAAAAGTTATTAG